Part of the Bryobacteraceae bacterium genome is shown below.
GGACAGCCTCCGACTCCAGTTCGAAACCAACGGCTACCGCTGGCACGCTTCACTCTCGCTGGCGCGTAACGACTACGGCGAGGCCGGTGACGACCCCGTAGCCTTGCCGCCCAGCCCCTTTTCTTTCGAGGAGGGCTACACAGCAGGGACCGTAGTCGGACTCCTCCGATTGCACAATCACTACGAGGTTTTTGCGCGGAAGGCGAACCGCGGGCGATCGGATTCGGTCACGTGGGGGCGGCGGGAGCCGAACTCGTCTCGGAGACCTGGCTCGACAGCGCTCCCGCTGCGACCCCGATGCAGTGGAACGGACTCTCCTTGATGGACCGCGCGGCTGGATCGACCGCGAGATCCGATCACTCGCAGCCGGACTCGGCAACCCGAAGATCGTCCGACTGCTCGATGCATTCGGCCGGCGGTGGTAGCCGCAATGCGAACCGTATCGAACCTCGACGGCGAACCCGTATCGCGCGAGACCAATCACATCGCGTCCCGCACCGTAATCGCCGCCAGCGCCACCGTCAACCCGATCATCACCACCACGGCTACCCACGCCACCAGGTTATACACAGGACTGTTCACCCACTCCCGCATCACCCGCTTCTTGTTGATCAGCAGGATCATGAAAATCAAAACGAACGGAAGCAGCACGCCGTTGATCACCTGGCTCGCGAGAATCATCTTCACCAGCGGAAATCCCGGGATCAGAATCACCCCGCCGCCCACCACGATCAAACCGGTGAACAGCCAGTAGAACACCGGCGCTTCGGCGAAGCTCTTGTTCACCCCGCTCTCGAAGCCCAGCCCCTCGCAAACCGTGTACGCCGTCGAAAGCGGCAGAATACACGCCGCGAAGAACGACGCGTTCAACAGCCCCGCGCAAAACAACAGGTACGCCCACTCGCCGAACGGCTTCAGCCCCAGCGCCGCGTCCGTGGCGTCGCCGATGTCCCGCGGCCGATCCGTCCAGATCGCCCCCGCGCACGCCACGATGATGAAGAACGCGATAACACTCATCACGATGCACCCGACGATCACCTCCACCCTGGATTCCGCGTACTCCTTCGCCGTGATCCCCTTCTCCACCACCGCCGCCTGCAGGTAAAACTGCATCCACGGCGCCACCGATGTCCCCACCATCCCGATCACCATCGTCAGATACGAAGGGTCCAGCATCAGCACCGGACTCACGCTGTACACGGCCGCCTCTTTCCAGTCCGGCTTCACCATCACGCCCGAAATGACGTAGCAGACATACAGGGAACAAGCGAAAAGAAAGATCTTCTCCACGCTCTCGTAGGTCCCCTTCACGATCAGCATCCATACGAGCACCGCCGCGATCGGCACCGAAATGTACCGGCTCACATGAAACAACTCGAGCGAGCTGGCGACGCCCGCGAAGTTCGCCATCACGTTCGTCACATTGGCCGCCACCAGCGCCGCCAGCATCAGAAACGTCACCCGCAGCCCATACTCTTCGCGGATCAGGTCGGAAAGCCCCTTCTCCGTCACCGCGCCCATCCGCGAGCACATCTCCTGCGTCACGATCAGCAGAAACGTGATCGGCAGCAGCGTCCACAGCGGCATGTAACCCCACCGCGCGCCCGCTTGCGAGTACGTGAAGATGCCACCGGCGTCATTGTCCACCACCGCCGTGATGAAGCCCGGCCCCAGCACGGCGAAGAACACCAGCAGGCGCCGCTTCAAATTCCGCAGCACGCTATCGCCGCCTCAATGCCGTGATCACGTCGTCCACCTTGATCACGCCCTGCGGCCGGCCCGCTTCGTCCACCACCGGCAGGCTCAGCAGATTGTATTTGTCGAACAGCTCGGCGATCTCTTCCTCATCCGCTTCGAGGCCCACCTGGATCACCGGAATCGACGCCAGCATCGCGAGCGGCAGGTCGCCAGGCGCCGCCACCAGCCGCGCCAGCGCCACCGCTCCGCACAAAGTTCCGTCGTCGCCGCTAACGAAAATCGTATTCAGATGCTCCACCAGGTCCTCGTTCAGCAGCAGCGCCTCGCGCGCCTCGGCCACCGTCGCCTCCGCTGGCAGCACCAGCATCTCCGTGTCCATCATTCCGCCCGCCGTGTCGTCCTCGAACTCCAGCAGTTCGCGGACCTCCTCCTGCGGCTCCCCTTCCATCTCCTCCAGAATCTCCGCGCTCGTTTCTTCGTTCAATTCGGCCATCGCCGCCGCCGCGTCCGCCGGCGTCATCTCCTCGAGAATCTCCACGGCCTTCTCCGTCTCGAGCGATTCGAGAATCGACGCCTGAATCTCCGGATGCACTTCCGACAAAGCCTCCGCCGCCTTCTCCGAATCCATCGCCTCGAAGATCGCCTCGCGATCCTCCGGATCCAGTTCCTCCACGATGTCCGCCAAATCGGCCGGGTGCAGCTTCTCGAGCAGGTTGGTTTTGATGTTCAGCCGCAGGCGCCGGTGCGGGTCCGGCTCCAGAATGTTCGTGTACTCCCACGGAATCGAACTCACCGGAATCCGCTCCTGCAGCGTGCGGATCCACGGCCGAGGCAGCAGTCCCTGCACGATCCGCCGGAACACGCTGCGCATCCCGATGTCCACCTCCATCAGCCGCACCTCGCGCCCCTCGCGGATATTGAAGGTAACATCGGTCACCCGCACGACCTTCCGCCCCTGCGCGTCGATAATCTGCTGATCGAGCAGGTCCCGCACCAGCCGCAGCATGTATTCATCGGCGTGGTACGGAGTGAGCACTTCATCCTTCAGCCGGATGCCGTCGAGCTGGATGGATTCCACCTGGTCCCAGCGAATCGTCAGCCATGTCCACCCGCCGCCGACGAGGAACCGGTCCACCCGCGCCGGATCGATCACCGGCGCCAGCGCCGCGTCACGGATCTTGCCGATGCGCCGGCCCTTGAGATCGTACACCACCAGCCCGAGCAGTTCGGTCAGGTAGAGGTATGTCAGATTCCCTGCCATGGTTCTTGGTACGCATCTCGGTTCGCCGGATCGCGCGGTTGCGCGTCTCTCCAGTTATACCGCGCCCGTCAACCCAAGCAGGCTCCAGTACCAATAGAATCAAAAGAATGACCCTTCGTATCGCGTTGGCGGCCTCGTGCGCCCTGGTCGCCTCGCAAGCCGCCGATCTGGACGCCCGCGTCCAGGCGCTCATCAAGGATTTTCCCGGCCAGGTGAGCCTCTGCGCACGGAATCTCTCCTCCGGCGCCGGCTACGCCCTGCGCGCCGATGCGCCGGTCCGCACCGCGTCCACCATCAAGCTGCCGATCCTCGTGGCGCTCTTCGCGGAAGTCGAGGCCGGACGCGCCAAGTGGCAGGAAACGCTGACGCTCACGCCGGATCAGAAAGTCGGCGGATCCGGCGTTCTCGCCAACTTTAGCGACGGCCTGCAACTCCCCCTGCGCGACGTCGCCCGCATGATGATCGTCGTCAGCGATAACACGGCGACGAACCTCATCCTGGACCGCATCACCGCCGACCGCGTCAACGAAACCATCGAAGAGCTCGGCTTCGAACGCACCCGGTCCCTGCGCAAGATCCTCGGCCCGGGTGGTCCGCGGGGGCACTCGAAGGCCGGCCGTGAGAAAGCGAACGAGCGCTACGGCATCGGCATCTCCACTCCCCGCGAAATGGTCTCCCTGCTCGAGAAGATTCACAAAGGCGAAGTGGTCTCGAAGGCGGCCAGCGCCGAAATCATCGAGATCATGAAGCGGCAGCACTATAAGGACGCCATCGGCCGCCACACGAAGTTCGCCGTCGCGAGCAAGAGCGGCGCGCTCGATCGGCTCCGCAGCGACGTCGGCATCGTCTACGCGCCTAACGGACCCGTGGCCATCGCCCTCACCGTCGACGGCCTCCCGGAGACCGACTACTCGCCCGACAACCGAGGCAACAAGCTGCTTTCCGAAATCGCGAACCTGGTCGTGGAGGAACTCGTCCGCCCATGAAGGAAGCACCCGTCTGGCGCACGTGGCGCGAACTTCCCGGAGTCGTCTTTTACCGGCCTTTTCTCCGAAAGTCGCTCGGAATGGCCTTCACTGTGGGCGCGCTCCTGTTTGCCATCAACCACACCGACACTGTTCTCGCCGGCAGGGCCACCTCTGCCACCTGGCTCAAGGGACTCGGTACCTGCATCGTGCCTTTTTGCGTCGCCAACTGGGGCATCCTGGTTGCCCAGCGCCGGCGGTAACAACCGCCAGCGCTATCCTGATCCCATGCTCCGCCTCACCCGCCGCGGCTTCCTCGCCCTCCCCGGCCTCCCCCTTGCCGCGCAATCCTGGAAAGACGCGCCCGCCATGAAAGCCGGCTTCGCCGAAGCCGACATCACGCCCGCCATCGGCATGGAGCAGCCCGGCGGCTACGGCAAGGTCTTCCACAAATCCATCCACGACCCGTGCAAGGCCCGCGTCGCCGTTTTCGACGACGGCAACAAACGCGCCGCCATCGTCGGCCTTGATGCCCTTATCGTTCCGCGACCCCTCGTCCTCGCCGCCCGCCGCCGCATCGCCGCCGAAACCGGCATCCCCGCCGAAGCCATCCTCATCAACGCGTCGCACTCGCATTCCTCCGGCCCCACCGGTATGGTCCTCCCCGGCGACTTCGATTCCGCTGACTCACACGTTCGCGCCCTCGCCTACGAAAAGTCCTCCATGGCCGACGCGGCCTACCTGCGCACCGTCGAAACGGGAATCGTCGAAGCCGTCGCCGCCGCCAACTCAAACCGCCGCGAACTGCTCTGCGGCATCGGCCGCGGCCACGAAGACCAGATCGCGTTCAACCGCCGCTTCCGCATGAAGAATGGCCGCACGTTCACGCACCCCGGCCAGAACAACGCGGACATCGTCAAACCCGCCGGGCCCATCGATCCCGAAGTCGGCGTCATCGCCGCGTGGGACCGCTCCGGCAAAATGGCCGGCTGTATCGTCAACTACGCCTGCCACGCCACGACATCGCCCGGCGGCATCTCCGCCAACTGGATCTACTACCTCGAAAAGATCATCCGCGGCGCCTACGGTCCGGACGTGATCGTCGTGTTCGTGCAGGGCGCGTGCGGCGACATCACCCAGGTCGACAACCTCAGCCCCTATGTGCGCCCCGGCGCCGAAGAATGGGCCGAGCAGGTCGGCGGCCGCGTCGGCGCCGAATCCGTCAAAACCATGCTCCTCATGAGACGGGGCGCGCTCACACCGGTCGACTATCGCACGAAGATCCTGCGCATCCCGCGCCGCAAGCCCGCGCCGGAAAGCGTCCGCGACGCGCTCGCGCTCACCCGCAAAGGTCCGAAGGAAGCCGGCGTCACCGAGTGGACCTTCGCCAAGGAAACCGTGATGCTCGATCACCTCGTCCGCCGCGAACCCACTGCCGACGTCGAAGTGCAGGCCATCCAAATCGGCCCCGCCGTCTTCGTCTCCAACCCGGCTGAATACTTCGTCGAGTACGGCCTCGAGATCAAGGCGAAGAGCCGCTTCCCCTTCACCTTCCCCGCCGAGCTCTCGAACGGCTGCGTCGGCTACGTGCCCACCGAGGAAGCGCTCAGCGCCTCTGGTGGCGGCTACGAAACACGGCTCACCTACTACTCGAACCTGATTCCGGAAGCCGGGCGCCAGATCGCCGTCGCCGGCATCGAACTTGCCAATGCGCTCACTCCCGGGCGCGTACCGGATGCGCCCAAGGTCACCGCGCCCGCCGTACCATGGACTTACGGAAATGTTCCAGCCCAAGTGGAGTAGCTTTGTCCTGTTCGCCGCCATCGCCGCGGCCGAACCGGCGCGCCTCGTCGTCCTCACCGATATCACCAGCCTCACCACCGGCGTCGGCGAACCAGACGACGGCCAATCGCTCATCCGCCTGTTGCTGTTCACCAACGAGATCGAGATTGAAGGTCTCGTCGCCACTTCGAACATGCGCCACGGCGCGAAGGCTCGGCCGGAACTGATCCGCGAGGCCATCGCCGCCTATGCCCAGATCCGCCCGAACCTCCTGCTGCACGATCACCGCTACCCCGAAGCGGCGCAACTTGAATCCGGCGTGAAGATGGGGCAGCCCGTCGCCAACACGGTTGGCCCCGGGCTCGATACCGAAGGCTCGCGCTGGATCGTCGAATGCGCTTTGCGCAAGGATCGCCGGCCACTTTGGATCACCGTCTGGGGCGGAACCACCGATCTCGCCCAGGCGCTGCTCACGCTCCGCGAAACGCCCGCGGGCCGCGCCGCCATCGCCCGCCTGCGCATCCACGCCATCGGCGACCAGGATAAGACCGGTCCCGCCATTCGCCAGGAGTATCCGGAGCTCTTCTACATCCACCGCAAGCTCGCCTACCGCGGCATGTATCGCTACGGCGACACCGAACTCGCCGGATCGGACTGGGTTGAAACCAACGTCCGCAACGGCCACGGCGTCCTCGGAGCGCTCTACCCCAACTACAATGGCGGCGACATCTTCGTCCGCCAACTCGGCCGCGTGCGAGGCGTGAAGGAGGGCGACACCCCGTCGTACCTGAACCTCATCGATAACGGACTCGACCCGCTCGATGGCTGGGGCGGCCGCGTGGTTCAAACCGGCCCCAATCGGTACGAAGACGAGCCTTCAGAAACCCCGTGGGACAGCGTCCTCCGCTGGCGCGAAGCCTACCAGGCGGAGTTTGCCGCGCGCCTCGATTGGTGCGTCAAGCCCTTCCAGGAAGCGAACCACGCGCCCGTAGTCAAGGTGAGGCGCAAAGGCGACACGCTCGACGCGTCCGGCTCCACCGATCCAGACACGGATCCACTCACCTTCGAATGGGAGGTCGACGGCGTGCGCTCCACCGGGCCGAACGTCAGGGCGAAGCCCGGCCGGTCCGTCCGCCTCACCGTGCGCGACTCAGGAACCCCGCCGCTCAGCCGGTACTGGCGCTCCCCTCGCTAGCCGCAAGCTGGCGCCGCCCCCATGCGATGATGCAACTGAAGCCAATGAGCATCTACGACACCATCGGCGCGCAAACCATCATCAACGCCAAAGGCACATCCACGCGAGTCTCCGGAGCGCTGCTCGCGCCGGAGGTCACCGCCGCCATGCAGGAAGCCGCGCAGTATTGCGTCGACATGGCCGAGATCCAGGCCGCCGCGAGCAAGATCATCGCCGACGCCACCGGCGCCGAAGCGGGCATCGTCACCTCGGGCGCCGCCGCCGGACTCCTGCTCGGCGCCGCTGCGTGCGTCGCCGGCCTCGACCCCGCCAAGATGGCCCGTCTGCCCGACACCGCCGGCATGAAGAACGAAGTGGTGATGGTCCGCAGCCAGCGTAACCAGTACGACCATGCCGTCCGCGCCGCCGGTGTCCGAATCGTCGAAGTGGGCCTGCCCGATCGTGTCGCCGGAGCAGGCATTCGAGACGCCGAACCGTGGGAGATCGCCGCCGCCGTCAACGAACGCACCGCCGCCATCCTGTACGTCGCCAACGGCAACGCCCGCCCCGCCATCGAAGAAGTCGCCCGAGTGGCCAACTCCAAACACGTGCCCCTGCTCGTCGACGCCGCCGCGCAACTCCCGCCCGTCTCCAATCTCCGCCGCTTCATCGCCGCGGGGGCCGATCTTGTCGCCTTCTCCGGCGGCAAGGCGATCGGTGGACCGCAGGGTTCCGGCATTCTCTGCGGCGGCCGCGATCTCATCATGTCCGCCGTGCTCCAGCAGCTCGACCTCGACATCGCCTGGGAGCAATGGACGCCGCCCGCCGGCCTTATCGATAAGAGCCGCCTCTCCGGACTGCCGCCGCACGGCATCGGGCGTCAGTGCAAGGTCGGCAAGGAATCCATCGTCGGCCTCCTGGTCGCGCTCCGACGCTTCATCGCCGAGAACGAGCAGTTCCGGCACGACCGTTTGCTCGTCCTCGTGAAGCAGCTCGATTCGGCCGCGGGCTCCCTCCGCAACGCGCGCACCGAAATTCGCGTTGGCGGCTCCGCGCCCAAGTTCGTCCTTACGCTCGAGCGCGGCTTCCGGATGACCGGCATGGAGGTCTGCATCGCTTTGCAGAACGGCGCGCCCTCGATCCACGTCGATCCTTCGCAAGCCGCCAACGGGATCATCGGCTTCAGCCCCGCATGCCTGCGTCCCGAAGACCCCGAAGCCATCGGCCGCCGCCTGCGCGAACTCATTGGCTAGGCGCCACGCGCATCGCTTCCAGCGCTCGGATGCTATCCTGAAACTTCCCGCTTGAAAATCGGATTCGTCAGCTTGGGGTGTCCCAAAAACCTCGTCGACACGGAAGTGATGATGGGCCAGCTTGTTGCCCGCGGTCACGAACTCACTCCGCAGCCCGGCGAGGCGGACGTCATTGTCGTCAACACCTGCAGCTTCATTGACCCCGCCAAGGAAGAATCGGTCAACACAATTCTCGAAATGGCCGAGTACAAAAAGCACGGCCGCGCCCGACGCCTCGTCGTCGCCGGCTGCCTCGTCGAGCGGTTCCGCGGCGATATCCGCGCCGAGATGCCCGAGGTCGACGCCATCGTGGGCACCAACGAAGTGGAGCGCATCGTCGACGCCTGCGAAGGCGCCGCCCTCTCCGCTGATGCCGCCGCCCCCTACCTCTATCACGACCTCTCCCCACGCGTCTTCACCACACCCCGCCACTCCGCCTACGTCAAGATCGCTGAAGGCTGTGACCATCCCTGTTCCTTCTGCGTCATCCCCCAATACCGCGGAGCCTTCCGCAGCCGCCGTTTCGAATCGCTGGTGGCCGAAGTCACGCGTATGTTCAACGACGGCGTCCGCGAAGTCAACCTCATTGGGCAGGACACCACCTGCTACGGCGAAGATCTCGGCATCCGCGACGGTCTCGCCCAACTCCTCGCCCGTCTCGCGGCCATCGAAGCGCCGCACGCAACCTGGGTCCGCTTCCTCTACGCCTACCCGAACAAAGTCTCGCAGAGCCTGCTCGACACCATTGCCGAACACCCGCGCCTGGTCAAATACATCGATATGCCGCTGCAGCACGCCGCCGGCAGCGTGCTCAAGCGCATGCGCCGCGGCTCTAACGGCGATCAGTTCCTCAAGATCCTCGAACGCATCCGCCGCACCATCCCCGGCGTCGCCATCCGTTCCAGCTTCATCGTCGGCTTCCCCGGCGAAACCGAAGCCGATTTCGAAGACCTCTGCCAGTTCGTCCAGGCCGCGAAACTCGATCGCGTCGGCGTGTTCTCCTACTCCGACGAAGACACCAGCCGCAGCTTCCAACTCGACGCCAAAGTCGCCCCGCGCGCCATCTACAACCGCAAGCGCCGCCTCATGGCCGTGCAACGCAAGGTTGCCCGCGCCGCGCACCGCGCTTTGATCGGCCGCGAATTCGACGTTCTCGTCGAAGGCCCGTCGGCGGAAACCGATCTGCTCTGGCAAGGCCGTCTCTCCACCCAAGCCCCCGAAATCGACGGCGTCGTCTATATCAACGACGACAACGGCCACCCGCTCCGGCGAGGCGAGATCCGGCGCGTGCGCATCGAAGAGTCGCACGACTACGACTTGGTCGGCGCCGTCGTGGACGGTCCGGAAGCCGCTTACCGGCCCGCCCCCGCGCCACTGTTCCCCATCCTCGCCCACGCCGCGCCATGAAGTGTCCCATCTGCGCCAAGCCGGTTCATCTGAAAAGCCCCGAAATGCCCTTCTGCAGTGACCGCTGCCGCATGATCGATCTCGGCGCCTGGGCTTCGGAAAAGTACGTGATCTCCGAGCCCCTGCCCGACATCGACGACAACGAAGGCGTGGCGGAGCCCGATGGCGACTGAACCCAGGGCCCCGCGCGTCGCTACCCTGCTCGCCACCTGGTTCGGCTGCGGATACTCGCCTGTCGCGCCCGGAACCGCCGGCTCGCTTGGCGCCCTGGCCGTCGCATGGCCGCTCCATGCCTGGGCCGGATTCACGGCGCTCCACTTCGCGATCCTCGCCGCCGCCGTCACCCTCCCTGCCATCTGGTCCGCCGACCGCGTGGCGTCCGCCGCCGCGCGCAAGGATCCCGGGTTGATCGTCGTCGACGAGGTGGCCGGCCAATGGCTCACCCTCGCCGGCGCGGCCGCGTGGAACCTCAAGGCGTGGATTCTCGCCTTTTGCCTGTTCCGGATTTTCGACATCGTGAAGCCGCCCCCGGTCCGCCAGCTCGAAGCCCTGCCCGGCGGAACCGGGATCGTCGCCGACGACCTCGGCGCCGGCATCTATGCCGCCCTTGTTTTGTGGCTGGCCGGATGGTTCAATCTTTATTGAGACGAGAGCGAATTTGTCAAAGACCAAGAAACCGCAAATCGACGACGTGAGGCCTGCCGCCGCCATCCCCGGTGGTGAGTTCCAAATCCGCGGCAAGGACCTCGCCGGCGAAGAGCGCCCCCGCGTGCTCCTCGGCGACATTCCAGCCCCCATCGTCGTCGGATCCGACACCTACATCATTGCCCGCGTCCCCGATGGCAAACGCTTCGGCAAAATGATCGTCGAGACCGACGTCGACCGCTCCCAGCCGTGGGTCTGCGAAACCGGCATCGAAGTGGCGGACTCGCTCCACCCGGTGGCGAACCCCGCCGTGGACGCGCAAGGCAACGTCTTCACCACCTTCAGCGGATCGCGCGGCCAGAAGACGCCCGTGGCCGTCTTCAAATACGAAACCGGCGGCGCCCTGAAGCCGTTCATTACCGATCTCATGAACGCCACCGCGCTCGCCTTTGACCGCGAAGGGCTGCTCTACATCTCCTCCCGCTACGACGGCATCGTCTACCAAGCCACGCCCCGCGGCGAGCTCTCGGCCTACGTGGAGGGCATGGGCGTCGCCACCGGCATCGTTTTCGACGAAGAAGAGAATCTCTACGTCGGCGACCGTAGCGGCACCATCTTCAAAATCGCGCGCAACCGCCAGATCTACGTCTTCGCGACCATGGAACCCTCCATCGCCGCCTATCATCTCTGCTTCGGTCCCGAAGGCTACCTCTACGTCACCGGGCCCACAACGTCGAGCTTCGACAGCGTGCACCGCATCGCGCCTTCGGGCGAAGTCGAAGTCTTCTACCGTGGCCTCGGCCGCCCGCAGGGAGTGGCGTTCGACGAGGATGGCAACGCCTACGTAGCGGCGTCGCTCAAGGGCCGCCGCGGCGTGGTTCGCATCGGGCAGGATCGCCAGGCGGAGCTTTTTGTCTCCGGGCCGAACATCGTCGGCCTCGCCTTCGCACCGCCCGGCTACATGTACCTCACCTCCACCAGCGCGCTGTTCAAGATCAACGCCGGAGTTCGCGGACGCAAGTTCCCGAACCTATGAACGCGGAGAT
Proteins encoded:
- a CDS encoding divalent metal cation transporter, with the translated sequence MLRNLKRRLLVFFAVLGPGFITAVVDNDAGGIFTYSQAGARWGYMPLWTLLPITFLLIVTQEMCSRMGAVTEKGLSDLIREEYGLRVTFLMLAALVAANVTNVMANFAGVASSLELFHVSRYISVPIAAVLVWMLIVKGTYESVEKIFLFACSLYVCYVISGVMVKPDWKEAAVYSVSPVLMLDPSYLTMVIGMVGTSVAPWMQFYLQAAVVEKGITAKEYAESRVEVIVGCIVMSVIAFFIIVACAGAIWTDRPRDIGDATDAALGLKPFGEWAYLLFCAGLLNASFFAACILPLSTAYTVCEGLGFESGVNKSFAEAPVFYWLFTGLIVVGGGVILIPGFPLVKMILASQVINGVLLPFVLIFMILLINKKRVMREWVNSPVYNLVAWVAVVVMIGLTVALAAITVRDAM
- a CDS encoding CBS domain-containing protein, encoding MAGNLTYLYLTELLGLVVYDLKGRRIGKIRDAALAPVIDPARVDRFLVGGGWTWLTIRWDQVESIQLDGIRLKDEVLTPYHADEYMLRLVRDLLDQQIIDAQGRKVVRVTDVTFNIREGREVRLMEVDIGMRSVFRRIVQGLLPRPWIRTLQERIPVSSIPWEYTNILEPDPHRRLRLNIKTNLLEKLHPADLADIVEELDPEDREAIFEAMDSEKAAEALSEVHPEIQASILESLETEKAVEILEEMTPADAAAAMAELNEETSAEILEEMEGEPQEEVRELLEFEDDTAGGMMDTEMLVLPAEATVAEAREALLLNEDLVEHLNTIFVSGDDGTLCGAVALARLVAAPGDLPLAMLASIPVIQVGLEADEEEIAELFDKYNLLSLPVVDEAGRPQGVIKVDDVITALRRR
- a CDS encoding serine hydrolase, which gives rise to MTLRIALAASCALVASQAADLDARVQALIKDFPGQVSLCARNLSSGAGYALRADAPVRTASTIKLPILVALFAEVEAGRAKWQETLTLTPDQKVGGSGVLANFSDGLQLPLRDVARMMIVVSDNTATNLILDRITADRVNETIEELGFERTRSLRKILGPGGPRGHSKAGREKANERYGIGISTPREMVSLLEKIHKGEVVSKAASAEIIEIMKRQHYKDAIGRHTKFAVASKSGALDRLRSDVGIVYAPNGPVAIALTVDGLPETDYSPDNRGNKLLSEIANLVVEELVRP
- the nrtS gene encoding nitrate/nitrite transporter NrtS, coding for MKEAPVWRTWRELPGVVFYRPFLRKSLGMAFTVGALLFAINHTDTVLAGRATSATWLKGLGTCIVPFCVANWGILVAQRRR
- a CDS encoding DUF1593 domain-containing protein encodes the protein MFQPKWSSFVLFAAIAAAEPARLVVLTDITSLTTGVGEPDDGQSLIRLLLFTNEIEIEGLVATSNMRHGAKARPELIREAIAAYAQIRPNLLLHDHRYPEAAQLESGVKMGQPVANTVGPGLDTEGSRWIVECALRKDRRPLWITVWGGTTDLAQALLTLRETPAGRAAIARLRIHAIGDQDKTGPAIRQEYPELFYIHRKLAYRGMYRYGDTELAGSDWVETNVRNGHGVLGALYPNYNGGDIFVRQLGRVRGVKEGDTPSYLNLIDNGLDPLDGWGGRVVQTGPNRYEDEPSETPWDSVLRWREAYQAEFAARLDWCVKPFQEANHAPVVKVRRKGDTLDASGSTDPDTDPLTFEWEVDGVRSTGPNVRAKPGRSVRLTVRDSGTPPLSRYWRSPR
- a CDS encoding aminotransferase class V-fold PLP-dependent enzyme, giving the protein MSIYDTIGAQTIINAKGTSTRVSGALLAPEVTAAMQEAAQYCVDMAEIQAAASKIIADATGAEAGIVTSGAAAGLLLGAAACVAGLDPAKMARLPDTAGMKNEVVMVRSQRNQYDHAVRAAGVRIVEVGLPDRVAGAGIRDAEPWEIAAAVNERTAAILYVANGNARPAIEEVARVANSKHVPLLVDAAAQLPPVSNLRRFIAAGADLVAFSGGKAIGGPQGSGILCGGRDLIMSAVLQQLDLDIAWEQWTPPAGLIDKSRLSGLPPHGIGRQCKVGKESIVGLLVALRRFIAENEQFRHDRLLVLVKQLDSAAGSLRNARTEIRVGGSAPKFVLTLERGFRMTGMEVCIALQNGAPSIHVDPSQAANGIIGFSPACLRPEDPEAIGRRLRELIG
- the rimO gene encoding 30S ribosomal protein S12 methylthiotransferase RimO, with protein sequence MKIGFVSLGCPKNLVDTEVMMGQLVARGHELTPQPGEADVIVVNTCSFIDPAKEESVNTILEMAEYKKHGRARRLVVAGCLVERFRGDIRAEMPEVDAIVGTNEVERIVDACEGAALSADAAAPYLYHDLSPRVFTTPRHSAYVKIAEGCDHPCSFCVIPQYRGAFRSRRFESLVAEVTRMFNDGVREVNLIGQDTTCYGEDLGIRDGLAQLLARLAAIEAPHATWVRFLYAYPNKVSQSLLDTIAEHPRLVKYIDMPLQHAAGSVLKRMRRGSNGDQFLKILERIRRTIPGVAIRSSFIVGFPGETEADFEDLCQFVQAAKLDRVGVFSYSDEDTSRSFQLDAKVAPRAIYNRKRRLMAVQRKVARAAHRALIGREFDVLVEGPSAETDLLWQGRLSTQAPEIDGVVYINDDNGHPLRRGEIRRVRIEESHDYDLVGAVVDGPEAAYRPAPAPLFPILAHAAP
- the yacG gene encoding DNA gyrase inhibitor YacG, coding for MPFCSDRCRMIDLGAWASEKYVISEPLPDIDDNEGVAEPDGD
- a CDS encoding phosphatidylglycerophosphatase A, yielding MATEPRAPRVATLLATWFGCGYSPVAPGTAGSLGALAVAWPLHAWAGFTALHFAILAAAVTLPAIWSADRVASAAARKDPGLIVVDEVAGQWLTLAGAAAWNLKAWILAFCLFRIFDIVKPPPVRQLEALPGGTGIVADDLGAGIYAALVLWLAGWFNLY
- a CDS encoding gluconolaconase encodes the protein MSKTKKPQIDDVRPAAAIPGGEFQIRGKDLAGEERPRVLLGDIPAPIVVGSDTYIIARVPDGKRFGKMIVETDVDRSQPWVCETGIEVADSLHPVANPAVDAQGNVFTTFSGSRGQKTPVAVFKYETGGALKPFITDLMNATALAFDREGLLYISSRYDGIVYQATPRGELSAYVEGMGVATGIVFDEEENLYVGDRSGTIFKIARNRQIYVFATMEPSIAAYHLCFGPEGYLYVTGPTTSSFDSVHRIAPSGEVEVFYRGLGRPQGVAFDEDGNAYVAASLKGRRGVVRIGQDRQAELFVSGPNIVGLAFAPPGYMYLTSTSALFKINAGVRGRKFPNL